A section of the Pseudomonas flavescens genome encodes:
- a CDS encoding amidase — protein sequence MQDIHALMDRHDATGLAQLIGNREISRNELLEASISRLEKVEPQLNAVAEKLYDSARNAAPVDGPLAGVPTLIKDLFSPLAEARMSNGSLALGESRLGLDDAVVGRLREAGCQFIGTTTSPEFGTSYTTESTRFGATRNPWNPAHSSGGSSGGAAALVAARVVPFAHGNDGGGSLRVPASCCGVFGLKPSRGRMPSGPLVGEGWAGMGTPHAITLSVRDSAALLDITAGADLGAPYAAPWQDGPFVDSLHRPRRRLRIALVENLAPWSSGPQALAAVRHTARLCESLGHHVEPAVLPVEPLEFLDQVFDVIGASTRSYLDLVGEMRGRAVVNEELEPRTRVILREKGGVSGARYASAVEGIHALGRRLAHFFVDYDIVLTPTLTREPPLIGSLDVFDESIDLATLIEHFHSYSPFTALFNASGQPAMSVPLYWTPDGLPIGSHFAARFAEEGTLLALAAQLEQAQPWAARVPPINALHG from the coding sequence ATGCAAGACATCCACGCCCTCATGGATCGACACGACGCCACCGGCCTGGCGCAATTGATCGGCAATCGCGAAATTAGCCGTAACGAACTGCTCGAAGCCAGTATCTCCCGCCTGGAAAAGGTCGAGCCGCAGCTCAATGCCGTAGCCGAAAAGCTCTATGACAGCGCCCGCAACGCAGCTCCCGTCGATGGGCCACTCGCTGGTGTACCGACGCTGATCAAGGACCTTTTTTCGCCACTCGCCGAAGCGCGGATGAGCAACGGCTCCCTGGCGCTCGGCGAATCCAGGCTGGGCCTGGACGACGCCGTGGTGGGACGTCTGCGCGAGGCTGGCTGCCAGTTCATCGGCACCACCACATCGCCGGAATTCGGCACTTCGTACACCACCGAGTCGACCCGCTTCGGCGCCACCCGCAACCCCTGGAATCCAGCACACAGCTCGGGTGGTTCCAGTGGCGGCGCAGCGGCACTGGTGGCTGCACGGGTGGTGCCCTTCGCCCACGGCAACGATGGTGGTGGTTCGTTGCGGGTACCGGCTTCGTGCTGCGGCGTGTTCGGCCTCAAGCCCAGTCGTGGTCGCATGCCCAGCGGCCCGCTGGTGGGCGAAGGCTGGGCCGGCATGGGCACACCCCATGCGATCACCCTGTCGGTACGCGACAGCGCTGCGCTGCTCGACATCACGGCAGGTGCCGACCTGGGTGCCCCTTACGCTGCACCCTGGCAGGACGGTCCCTTCGTCGACAGTCTGCACCGGCCACGGCGTCGACTGCGCATCGCCCTGGTGGAAAACCTGGCGCCCTGGAGCAGCGGCCCGCAAGCGCTTGCCGCCGTTCGCCATACGGCAAGACTGTGCGAGTCCCTGGGCCACCATGTAGAACCGGCGGTGCTGCCGGTCGAGCCACTGGAGTTTCTCGATCAGGTATTCGACGTGATCGGCGCCAGTACCCGTAGCTACCTCGACCTGGTCGGCGAGATGCGTGGGCGGGCAGTGGTCAATGAGGAACTGGAGCCGCGGACGCGGGTGATCCTGCGTGAAAAGGGCGGTGTCAGCGGTGCCCGCTATGCAAGCGCCGTTGAAGGCATCCACGCCCTTGGCCGCAGGCTGGCGCACTTCTTCGTCGACTACGACATCGTGCTGACCCCTACCCTGACACGCGAGCCACCGCTGATCGGCAGCCTGGATGTCTTCGACGAGAGTATCGATCTGGCCACGCTGATCGAGCACTTCCACAGTTACTCGCCATTCACCGCACTGTTCAATGCCAGTGGCCAGCCGGCAATGTCGGTACCGCTGTACTGGACGCCGGACGGTCTGCCCATCGGCTCGCATTTCGCCGCGCGCTTCGCCGAGGAGGGCACCCTGCTCGCGCTGGCGGCACAGCTCGAACAGGCCCAACCCTGGGCGGCACGCGTGCCGCCGATCAACGCGCTGCACGGCTGA
- a CDS encoding MFS transporter: MSIEQSVSAVVPSRQASGRREGVVLLLGSSLTIMGAVMVAPILPKLGAEFGPVDPRADLLVPLAVTGPALAIAIVAPLAGWLADKVGRKALLVVATLLYAVLGVVPALLNDLTSIVGARLLFGCAEAAIMTCCATLIADYWRGEERMRFVNLQVVTIGLVGALFFVLGGVLGEHSWRLPFYLYLLPLLLVPAMIRVLWEPSRTATTSITREGDEQVSIPVLLVGYLLVLGGMILNFIVPVQTPILLVGMGVTSSTMIGACAGLGLLATLGGSLTWPVLRRTLGIAGCNALLLTLLALGLWLLLRAQSYQEVLLAVTIHGLGAGLLVPNAMAPVMNALSASTRGRGLGIFTACLYIGQFVSPLVVAMLGGFGHDLRSAIQWLAIASLVAAAAWTLAALFKPRHDALGTHL; this comes from the coding sequence ATGTCCATAGAACAATCCGTTTCCGCGGTGGTGCCGTCACGTCAGGCCAGCGGTCGTCGTGAAGGGGTTGTGCTGTTGCTGGGCAGCAGCCTGACCATCATGGGGGCGGTAATGGTCGCCCCGATTCTGCCCAAACTCGGCGCCGAGTTCGGCCCGGTTGATCCACGTGCAGACCTGCTGGTTCCCCTGGCGGTTACCGGCCCGGCACTGGCCATCGCCATCGTCGCGCCACTTGCCGGCTGGCTTGCCGACAAGGTCGGGCGCAAGGCACTGCTGGTGGTCGCCACGCTGCTGTACGCAGTGCTCGGTGTGGTACCGGCACTGCTCAACGACCTGACCAGCATCGTCGGCGCACGCCTGCTGTTCGGTTGCGCCGAGGCCGCGATCATGACCTGCTGCGCGACCCTGATCGCCGACTACTGGCGTGGCGAGGAGCGCATGCGCTTCGTCAACCTGCAGGTGGTCACCATCGGTTTGGTCGGCGCGCTGTTCTTCGTGCTCGGCGGCGTACTCGGCGAGCACTCCTGGCGCCTGCCGTTTTACCTTTACCTGCTACCGCTGCTGCTGGTTCCAGCGATGATCCGCGTGCTTTGGGAACCATCGCGAACAGCCACCACGAGCATCACCCGCGAAGGAGATGAGCAGGTCTCCATCCCCGTCCTGCTGGTCGGTTATCTGTTGGTTCTCGGCGGTATGATCCTCAACTTCATCGTGCCTGTGCAGACCCCCATTCTGCTGGTCGGCATGGGCGTCACCTCCAGCACGATGATCGGTGCCTGTGCCGGGCTCGGCCTGCTGGCAACCCTGGGCGGCTCGCTGACCTGGCCGGTGCTGCGCAGAACCCTGGGCATCGCCGGCTGCAACGCTCTACTGCTGACGCTGCTGGCCCTGGGGCTGTGGCTTCTGTTGCGGGCGCAGAGTTACCAGGAGGTTCTGCTGGCGGTGACCATCCACGGTCTCGGCGCAGGCTTGCTGGTACCCAACGCCATGGCACCGGTCATGAACGCCCTGAGCGCCAGTACCCGCGGCCGGGGCCTGGGCATCTTCACGGCCTGCCTGTACATCGGCCAGTTCGTCAGCCCGCTGGTGGTGGCCATGCTCGGCGGCTTCGGCCACGACCTGCGAAGTGCCATCCAGTGGCTGGCCATCGCCAGCCTGGTGGCAGCCGCAGCATGGACCTTGGCGGCCCTGTTCAAGCCGCGCCACGACGCACTCGGCACTCACCTCTGA
- a CDS encoding SphA family protein, producing MHKERKSPLIASGLLLFPLLISTPAEATENGSPTTPAGVYDFGAGMSPPATPFGTLGIRTAYYSTNVQKDRHGDKVNNAFSLDVLSVGLAYIRMTDQQLFGAQYGFGAVMPFFQMDARLKVNTPFGPLRFQEEVFRQADLQVIPLILQWNLSRNLFVNSQLQVQAPTGDYDEDRLISPGLNHWTVSPLLNATWISDTGFEASSSFQLDFNTRNHATDYRNGVEYRHEFAVGQHVGPWTVGLGGYYYRQLTDDDGPNLDHGNRARVLAVGPAVSFFKPGLPPVWLHAYKEFGARNRAEGHTIALRMSHSF from the coding sequence ATGCACAAAGAAAGAAAATCACCGCTGATCGCATCAGGCTTGCTGCTATTTCCATTACTTATCTCAACACCTGCAGAAGCCACCGAGAACGGCTCGCCCACAACTCCCGCCGGGGTCTACGATTTCGGTGCTGGCATGTCGCCGCCAGCCACGCCGTTCGGCACATTGGGCATTCGCACCGCGTACTACTCGACCAACGTTCAAAAGGATCGTCACGGCGACAAGGTCAACAACGCTTTTTCCCTGGACGTCCTGTCGGTCGGTCTGGCCTACATCCGCATGACCGACCAGCAGCTGTTCGGCGCCCAATACGGCTTCGGCGCGGTGATGCCGTTCTTCCAGATGGACGCGCGCCTCAAGGTCAACACGCCGTTCGGCCCCTTGCGCTTTCAGGAGGAAGTGTTCCGCCAGGCGGACCTGCAGGTGATACCGCTGATCCTGCAGTGGAACCTGTCGCGCAACCTGTTCGTCAACAGCCAGTTGCAGGTCCAGGCCCCCACCGGTGACTACGACGAAGATCGACTGATATCGCCAGGCCTCAATCACTGGACCGTGTCGCCACTGCTCAACGCCACCTGGATCAGCGATACCGGCTTCGAAGCCTCCTCCAGCTTCCAGCTGGACTTCAACACCCGCAACCATGCCACCGACTACCGCAATGGGGTCGAGTACCGCCATGAGTTCGCGGTTGGTCAGCACGTAGGCCCATGGACGGTCGGCCTTGGCGGTTATTACTACCGTCAACTGACTGACGACGACGGCCCCAACCTGGATCACGGCAACCGTGCACGAGTGCTGGCGGTCGGCCCGGCTGTGAGCTTCTTCAAACCGGGCTTACCGCCGGTGTGGCTGCACGCCTACAAGGAGTTCGGCGCCCGTAACCGCGCCGAAGGCCACACCATCGCCCTGCGCATGTCCCACAGTTTCTGA
- a CDS encoding helix-turn-helix domain-containing protein, with protein sequence MHSHAVVSSNPGSVAAIADNLVHYRQTQDIEEHAQSLQGWQLRYDQLGAGQFNGELTEIHLSGMQLIRDRASQAMVKNGAAWPGAITFSMPLSADPHFHCTGHSIHQPSLLVARSEQLPELRVPGGLDLICIAIDEQPLQEALQRQQRELDLKHLPKCYRLLSDANQQELVRLFGDVLDQYGNGTALLDHITIRGAIRDAILMHLLELMDSEDDHPLPLSARKRMVDRARDYALANRDRPLNILELCNQIGASRRKLQYCFQETLGTNPVAYLRALRLNAVHRQLRQGNSTDSVQAVAANWGFWHLSRFATDYRQLFGERPSDTLRRARGFCAEIG encoded by the coding sequence ATGCACAGTCATGCCGTCGTCAGCAGTAATCCCGGATCCGTGGCTGCCATCGCAGACAACCTCGTGCACTACCGGCAAACCCAGGACATCGAGGAGCATGCCCAGAGCCTGCAAGGCTGGCAGCTGCGCTACGACCAGCTCGGCGCCGGCCAATTCAATGGTGAGCTGACCGAGATCCACCTCAGTGGCATGCAGCTGATTCGCGACCGTGCCAGCCAGGCAATGGTCAAGAATGGTGCGGCCTGGCCCGGTGCGATCACCTTCAGCATGCCGCTAAGCGCAGACCCGCACTTTCACTGCACCGGCCACTCGATCCATCAACCCAGCCTGCTGGTGGCCCGCTCCGAGCAACTGCCGGAGCTGCGCGTACCGGGCGGCCTGGATCTGATCTGCATCGCCATCGACGAGCAGCCGCTGCAGGAGGCATTGCAGCGCCAGCAGCGCGAGCTCGACTTGAAGCATTTGCCCAAATGCTACCGACTGCTCAGCGACGCCAATCAGCAGGAGCTGGTCCGCCTGTTCGGTGACGTGCTCGATCAGTATGGCAACGGCACGGCGCTGCTCGATCACATCACCATCCGCGGCGCCATACGCGATGCCATTCTGATGCACCTGCTGGAACTGATGGACAGCGAAGACGATCACCCGCTGCCACTCAGCGCCCGCAAGCGCATGGTCGACCGCGCCCGCGATTACGCCCTGGCCAACCGCGACCGCCCCTTGAACATTCTCGAGTTGTGCAACCAGATTGGCGCCAGCCGACGCAAGCTGCAGTACTGCTTTCAGGAAACCCTGGGCACCAACCCGGTGGCGTACCTGAGGGCACTTCGGCTGAACGCCGTGCATCGCCAATTGCGTCAGGGCAACAGCACCGACTCGGTGCAGGCAGTAGCGGCGAACTGGGGCTTCTGGCACCTCAGCCGCTTCGCCACGGACTACCGCCAACTGTTCGGTGAACGCCCTTCCGACACCCTGCGCCGGGCACGTGGTTTCTGTGCTGAAATCGGATAA
- a CDS encoding methyl-accepting chemotaxis protein, which translates to MEHALADSAGHMSQSSALAEAMQRALSEHLQQVERDIRQHLDDVAVQITTKSDEVITVLSDIGDIAKQVNLLALNAAIESARAGEAGRGFAVVADEVRKLAQRTLLSARDATERMDLSHLQKRMNSVSSHSQGSFDLLTRRLNDSLGQMNALFATVSGNVGGLQQTNRVILESAPQLEQRLGYLLGLAERAASLGRGAAQVLAKDAALPEQGLQRLLAEQHIAIRPDQDRLADVLQRGRLRVAIEPQLVGLSFRQRPGEPLRGMDADYVRAFAQWLGVEVEFVEYGWEQCMSLLAFGRRPAEAPADLMWSALPASPAFEDLAFSRPYSFAPLILARRKGDERIGGLADLQGRVLGCGNDPVALETLAQLGVRWPANRHMPGGRVELANLMVFSDQTRIHDALAEGVVDAFTVERPIYHWAATHRQSRWFGKLDILPQPLGDRLWCYSVGVARRAENARLLAKVNEFLVQFQDSPRRKEIETNWQGGALTPPAGSFELKGVVDASELARLPC; encoded by the coding sequence ATGGAGCACGCATTGGCCGACTCGGCCGGGCACATGAGCCAGAGCAGTGCGTTGGCCGAAGCCATGCAGCGGGCGTTGAGCGAACACCTGCAGCAGGTGGAGCGCGATATTCGTCAGCATCTGGATGACGTGGCCGTGCAGATCACCACCAAATCCGACGAGGTGATCACGGTGCTGAGCGACATTGGCGATATCGCCAAGCAGGTCAACCTGCTGGCGCTCAATGCGGCCATCGAGTCGGCCCGGGCCGGGGAGGCAGGGCGGGGGTTTGCAGTGGTTGCCGACGAGGTGCGCAAACTGGCGCAGCGCACTCTGCTCAGTGCCCGCGATGCGACCGAGCGCATGGACCTCAGTCACCTGCAGAAACGCATGAACAGCGTGTCGTCCCATAGCCAGGGTAGCTTCGACCTGCTGACTCGCCGCCTGAACGATTCGCTGGGGCAGATGAACGCACTGTTCGCCACCGTCAGCGGTAACGTCGGAGGTCTGCAGCAGACCAACCGGGTTATTTTGGAAAGTGCCCCGCAGCTGGAGCAGCGGTTGGGCTACCTGCTGGGGCTTGCCGAGCGTGCCGCCAGTCTGGGGCGCGGCGCCGCACAGGTGCTGGCCAAGGATGCTGCGTTGCCGGAGCAAGGCCTGCAGCGGCTGCTTGCCGAGCAGCACATCGCCATCCGCCCCGATCAGGATCGCCTGGCCGACGTGCTCCAGCGTGGCCGCCTGCGGGTGGCCATCGAGCCACAGCTGGTCGGTTTGTCGTTTCGCCAGCGGCCTGGCGAACCGTTGCGTGGCATGGATGCCGATTACGTCAGAGCCTTCGCGCAGTGGCTCGGCGTCGAGGTGGAGTTCGTCGAGTATGGCTGGGAGCAGTGCATGTCGTTGCTGGCCTTTGGCCGTCGCCCGGCGGAGGCACCGGCCGACCTGATGTGGAGCGCGCTGCCTGCTTCGCCTGCTTTCGAGGATCTGGCGTTTTCCCGCCCCTACAGTTTCGCTCCGCTGATTCTCGCGCGCCGCAAGGGTGACGAGCGCATCGGCGGTCTGGCCGACCTGCAGGGGCGGGTGCTCGGTTGCGGAAACGATCCCGTGGCCCTGGAAACCCTGGCCCAGCTGGGTGTGCGCTGGCCCGCCAATCGCCACATGCCCGGTGGCCGTGTCGAGCTGGCCAATCTGATGGTGTTCTCCGATCAGACCCGTATCCATGACGCCCTGGCTGAAGGCGTGGTGGATGCCTTCACCGTCGAGCGGCCGATCTATCACTGGGCCGCTACCCATCGCCAGAGCCGCTGGTTCGGCAAGCTGGACATATTGCCGCAACCGCTTGGTGATCGACTTTGGTGCTACAGCGTCGGGGTGGCCAGGCGGGCGGAAAACGCCAGGTTGCTGGCCAAGGTCAATGAGTTCCTCGTGCAGTTCCAGGACAGTCCGCGGCGCAAGGAAATCGAAACCAACTGGCAGGGCGGAGCACTGACTCCACCCGCGGGCAGCTTCGAACTCAAAGGTGTTGTGGATGCCAGTGAGCTGGCCCGTCTACCGTGCTGA
- a CDS encoding helix-turn-helix transcriptional regulator — protein MHPPASGSCGDFGRHCLNAFRQVVPASQGAFYRIDAHLQAYDFILLDMLEPMHDAYLRHYRHVDPLRPDHCQAAGLPVVPLRTGLAQQSEADNRQYRRFLQHHAVVDVVEIIAHVDGKPSAGVSLLRGAHLGPFRPEELQCLLPLHGLMELAARSQPQSAGDRLKALTPRERELALLLRDGLPNKLLARQLGLGLPTIKTHLLHLYRKLGVSNRTELISSLFL, from the coding sequence ATGCATCCACCTGCCAGCGGGTCCTGCGGCGACTTCGGTCGCCATTGCCTCAATGCCTTCCGCCAGGTGGTGCCCGCCTCGCAAGGTGCGTTCTACCGTATCGATGCACACCTGCAGGCGTACGACTTCATCCTGCTGGACATGCTCGAACCCATGCACGATGCCTATCTGCGCCACTATCGCCATGTCGACCCGCTACGCCCCGACCATTGCCAGGCCGCCGGCCTGCCGGTGGTACCGTTGCGCACGGGCCTGGCGCAGCAGAGCGAGGCAGACAACCGTCAATACCGCCGCTTTCTGCAGCATCATGCCGTGGTGGACGTGGTGGAAATCATCGCCCATGTCGATGGCAAGCCGAGCGCTGGCGTCTCGCTGTTGCGCGGCGCCCACCTGGGGCCTTTTCGCCCCGAAGAACTGCAGTGCCTGCTGCCCCTGCATGGTCTGATGGAGCTGGCTGCGCGCAGCCAGCCACAGAGTGCCGGCGATCGCCTGAAGGCGCTCACACCGCGGGAGCGCGAGCTTGCCCTGCTGCTGCGCGACGGCCTGCCGAACAAACTCCTCGCGCGCCAGCTGGGCCTTGGGCTGCCGACGATCAAGACGCACTTGCTGCATCTCTATCGCAAGCTCGGTGTGAGCAACCGCACCGAATTGATCAGCAGCCTGTTTCTCTGA
- a CDS encoding cupin domain-containing protein — translation MSLTAIKNGITLDQLDAWGTVVDLGSEILEGEVRCFGKMTAGAPTDPVSSAYFGTTKGKFRMTYPFSEQATVVTGEVLLTDESTGQTSRFKTGDTWFVTKGTPVLWEIVSDSFVKHYYAVA, via the coding sequence ATGTCCCTCACTGCCATCAAGAACGGCATCACCCTCGACCAGCTGGATGCCTGGGGCACCGTTGTCGATCTCGGCTCGGAAATCCTCGAAGGCGAAGTCAGGTGTTTCGGCAAGATGACCGCCGGCGCGCCGACCGACCCGGTCAGCTCGGCCTACTTCGGCACCACCAAGGGCAAGTTCCGCATGACTTATCCGTTCAGCGAGCAGGCCACGGTCGTCACCGGTGAAGTGCTGCTGACCGACGAATCCACCGGCCAGACCAGTCGCTTCAAGACCGGCGACACCTGGTTCGTGACCAAGGGCACGCCCGTGCTGTGGGAAATCGTCAGCGACAGCTTCGTCAAACACTACTACGCGGTCGCCTGA
- a CDS encoding NAD(P)/FAD-dependent oxidoreductase, with product MINIETPTYYTATKKYDLSFPSLDQDLEADVVVIGGGFSGINTALELAEKGITNIVVLEARYLGFGGTGRNGGQIMAGIGHDMEKIRKDVGEDGLRQIFEISDMGADIIKDRIAKYEIDADFCHGYGYLGFNARQEKTLRTWEKEFKSLGSPHEIRFLGGSEVKQIIGSDAYGSALLHMGGGHVHSLNLLLGEAKALSSHGVRIFEYSPALEVTYGERITVRTGKGSVKASKLLWACDSFLNKLEPELHRSTINTYAFQIMTEPLSDEMIQRISPIRGAYSDIRPVIDYYRVTKENRLLFGAATPFIEHIPNDLKAWNRNLMLKIFPYLKDVKIDLAWGGPMATSPNLFPQIGSLPGRPNAFFVQGYSGFGVTPSHIICKVLAEGMSEGSARYDLVSSVRRIKVIGKDHFRPLLLTGGKTLHQLSGYWNGRR from the coding sequence ATGATCAACATCGAAACACCTACCTACTACACCGCTACCAAGAAGTACGACCTCAGCTTTCCTTCACTGGATCAGGATCTGGAGGCGGATGTAGTCGTGATCGGCGGTGGTTTCTCCGGCATCAACACGGCGCTGGAGCTGGCGGAGAAAGGCATCACCAATATCGTCGTGCTGGAAGCGCGCTACCTCGGCTTCGGCGGCACCGGGCGCAATGGCGGGCAGATCATGGCCGGCATCGGTCACGACATGGAGAAGATCCGCAAGGACGTAGGCGAAGACGGCCTGCGGCAGATTTTCGAGATCAGCGACATGGGTGCCGACATCATCAAGGACCGGATCGCCAAGTACGAGATCGATGCCGACTTCTGCCACGGTTATGGTTACCTGGGCTTCAACGCGCGCCAGGAAAAGACCCTGCGCACCTGGGAGAAGGAATTCAAATCCCTCGGCTCGCCGCATGAAATCCGTTTTCTGGGTGGCTCCGAGGTCAAGCAGATCATCGGCTCCGATGCCTATGGCAGCGCCTTGCTGCACATGGGCGGCGGTCACGTGCATTCGCTGAACCTGTTGCTGGGCGAGGCCAAGGCCCTGAGCAGCCATGGCGTGAGGATCTTCGAGTACAGCCCGGCATTGGAAGTGACCTACGGCGAGCGCATCACCGTGCGCACCGGCAAGGGCTCGGTCAAGGCCAGCAAACTACTGTGGGCCTGTGACAGTTTCCTCAACAAACTGGAACCGGAGCTGCACCGCAGCACCATCAACACCTACGCCTTCCAGATCATGACCGAGCCGCTGTCGGACGAGATGATCCAGCGCATCAGCCCGATCCGCGGTGCTTACAGCGACATCCGCCCGGTCATCGACTACTACCGCGTCACCAAGGAGAACCGGCTGCTGTTCGGGGCCGCCACGCCTTTCATCGAACACATCCCGAACGACCTCAAGGCCTGGAACCGCAACCTGATGCTGAAGATCTTCCCTTACCTCAAGGACGTGAAGATCGACCTGGCCTGGGGCGGCCCGATGGCTACCAGCCCGAATCTGTTTCCGCAGATAGGCAGCCTGCCGGGTCGCCCCAACGCCTTCTTCGTGCAGGGCTACTCGGGGTTCGGTGTCACGCCCAGTCACATCATCTGCAAGGTGCTGGCAGAGGGTATGAGCGAAGGCTCCGCGCGCTACGACCTGGTCAGTTCGGTGCGCCGCATCAAGGTCATCGGCAAGGATCACTTCCGCCCTCTGCTGCTTACCGGCGGCAAGACCCTGCACCAACTGTCCGGCTACTGGAACGGTCGCCGCTGA
- the hpaR gene encoding homoprotocatechuate degradation operon regulator HpaR → MSSPRLSLTLTLLQARESAMRFFRPQLNLHGLTEQQWRVIRILRQQGELESHQLARLACILKPSMSGVLVRLERDGMVCRRKMSEDQRRVLVGLTEKGEQCFQAMSVEMERNYQRIEEQIGAEKFALLLDLLKDLKAVKP, encoded by the coding sequence ATGTCGAGCCCACGTCTTTCCCTGACCCTTACCCTGTTGCAGGCCCGCGAGTCGGCCATGCGTTTCTTTCGTCCTCAACTCAATCTGCACGGGCTCACCGAACAGCAATGGCGGGTGATTCGCATCCTGCGTCAGCAGGGCGAGCTGGAGAGCCATCAGCTGGCGCGTCTGGCCTGCATTCTCAAACCGAGCATGAGTGGCGTGCTGGTGCGTCTCGAACGCGATGGCATGGTCTGCCGGCGCAAGATGAGCGAAGACCAACGCCGCGTGCTGGTCGGGCTGACGGAAAAGGGCGAGCAATGTTTCCAGGCCATGAGCGTGGAAATGGAGCGTAACTATCAGCGTATCGAGGAGCAGATCGGCGCGGAAAAATTCGCCCTGTTGCTGGATCTGCTCAAGGATCTGAAAGCGGTCAAGCCCTGA